One Anaerohalosphaeraceae bacterium DNA segment encodes these proteins:
- a CDS encoding M48 family metallopeptidase, translated as MKRTWKGISLFFLSVFWFGCAEVPITGRSQLNLVPDSLVNSMALEEYQSFLKENKVSTDPQKTAMVREVGKRIAGAVETYFRQQGLASQVSGFSWEFNLVENEEKNAWCMPGGKVVVYTGLLPITQDENGLAVVMSHEIAHAVARHGSERMSQGLLYQMGGMALSEAIQNHPAATQQLFMQSYGLGAQIGVLLPYSRLHEKEADRLGLIFMGMAGYNPQTAVDFWKRMAADKSASPPEFLSTHPSDQTRIQAIQEVLPEAMRYYYRATGQTPQTYQYPFGKP; from the coding sequence ATGAAGCGTACTTGGAAGGGGATTTCTCTTTTCTTTTTGTCGGTGTTTTGGTTTGGCTGTGCGGAGGTGCCGATTACCGGCCGCAGCCAGCTGAATTTGGTGCCGGATTCATTGGTTAATTCGATGGCTCTGGAGGAATACCAATCCTTTTTGAAAGAAAATAAGGTGAGTACGGACCCGCAGAAGACGGCGATGGTGCGTGAAGTGGGCAAGCGGATTGCCGGAGCGGTGGAAACGTACTTTCGGCAGCAAGGCCTGGCCAGCCAGGTAAGCGGGTTCTCCTGGGAGTTTAATTTGGTGGAGAACGAGGAGAAAAACGCCTGGTGTATGCCGGGGGGCAAGGTGGTGGTTTATACCGGTTTACTTCCGATTACGCAGGATGAGAACGGGCTTGCGGTTGTGATGTCTCATGAGATTGCGCATGCAGTTGCCCGACACGGCAGCGAACGGATGAGCCAGGGGCTTTTGTATCAGATGGGAGGGATGGCCCTTTCAGAGGCGATTCAGAATCATCCTGCGGCGACTCAGCAGCTCTTTATGCAGTCGTATGGGCTGGGGGCACAAATCGGGGTTCTTCTGCCGTACAGTCGGCTGCATGAGAAGGAAGCAGACCGATTGGGCCTGATTTTTATGGGGATGGCGGGGTATAATCCGCAGACAGCGGTAGATTTCTGGAAACGAATGGCGGCGGACAAGTCCGCCAGCCCTCCGGAATTTTTGAGCACTCACCCTTCGGACCAGACCCGCATTCAGGCCATTCAGGAGGTCCTGCCGGAGGCGATGCGGTATTACTACCGGGCTACGGGGCAAACTCCGCAGACGTATCAGTATCCGTTTGGAAAGCCGTAA
- a CDS encoding RNA pseudouridine synthase, producing MPTPEPLRLVHRIDKETSGVLLLAKNKPAQTFYTSGFSKQRFAKLYLAVVQGPLPQNRGRIKAPLLRSRQNPQTMHVQPWKGKEAVTDWLKLMELGPFALLAVQPLTGRTHQIRVHLAHRGIPLALDPLYASPHPLMLSDYKKDYRPKRDTPESPLISRLTLHAYQIQIPPLPSEPQTVRTFVAPLDKKFSATLKMLFKHARSCRTADNQDAELLHTILAAQPLPFFSTEDFTAFQTDTDTSAEFAP from the coding sequence TTGCCGACACCGGAACCGCTGCGGCTGGTTCACCGTATCGACAAAGAAACCTCTGGGGTCCTCCTTCTGGCCAAAAACAAGCCCGCCCAAACCTTTTACACCTCCGGCTTTTCCAAACAGCGGTTTGCAAAGCTGTACTTGGCCGTCGTACAGGGCCCTCTTCCCCAAAATCGGGGACGCATCAAAGCCCCCCTTCTGCGAAGCCGGCAAAATCCCCAAACCATGCACGTCCAGCCCTGGAAAGGAAAGGAAGCCGTCACCGACTGGCTCAAATTGATGGAGTTAGGCCCGTTCGCTCTTCTGGCGGTTCAGCCCCTGACCGGCAGAACACATCAAATCCGTGTGCATTTGGCTCATCGAGGCATTCCATTGGCCCTGGATCCGCTCTATGCCAGCCCGCACCCCCTGATGCTTTCAGATTACAAAAAAGACTATCGTCCCAAAAGAGATACCCCGGAATCCCCGCTCATCAGTCGGCTTACGCTTCACGCGTATCAAATCCAAATCCCGCCGCTGCCGAGCGAACCGCAAACGGTCCGCACGTTTGTCGCCCCCTTAGACAAAAAGTTTTCCGCCACACTCAAAATGCTTTTCAAGCACGCCCGCTCTTGCCGGACAGCGGACAATCAGGACGCCGAACTCCTGCACACCATTCTGGCAGCCCAGCCCCTTCCCTTTTTTTCAACTGAGGACTTTACGGCTTTCCAAACGGATACTGATACGTCTGCGGAGTTTGCCCCGTAG
- a CDS encoding HNH endonuclease — MISATSQSAMDCRVLVLNKHYMALRVISARRAFSLLCRNLAEVISCDDGTYANYDFQTWQQISRMKDQFKAHPQDWVSTVNFDLAVPRIIRLLFYDRLPRQTVKFNRRNLFARDGNRCQYCGKKFPTSELSLDHVIPRRLGGQSTWENVVCACLQCNIKKGGRTPQQANMKLIQKPVKPKRNPVIHIHLSHERYHSWKQFLDHAYWSVELT, encoded by the coding sequence ATGATTTCTGCAACATCTCAATCGGCGATGGACTGTCGCGTTTTGGTATTGAACAAGCACTATATGGCCCTGCGGGTCATTAGTGCAAGACGCGCCTTTTCTCTGCTTTGCCGCAATCTCGCAGAGGTGATTTCCTGCGATGACGGCACCTATGCCAACTACGACTTCCAAACCTGGCAGCAAATCAGCCGGATGAAAGACCAGTTCAAAGCGCACCCTCAGGACTGGGTCTCCACCGTCAATTTTGATCTGGCTGTGCCTCGCATTATCCGTCTATTGTTTTACGACCGTCTGCCGCGCCAAACCGTCAAGTTCAACCGCCGAAACCTGTTCGCACGGGACGGAAACCGCTGTCAGTACTGCGGCAAAAAATTTCCCACATCCGAGCTGTCTTTGGACCACGTGATCCCGCGGCGGCTCGGCGGCCAAAGCACTTGGGAAAACGTGGTCTGTGCCTGCCTCCAGTGCAATATCAAAAAAGGCGGCCGAACCCCGCAGCAGGCCAATATGAAGCTGATTCAAAAACCGGTCAAACCCAAACGGAATCCCGTTATCCACATCCATCTCAGTCACGAACGCTACCACAGCTGGAAGCAGTTCCTCGACCACGCGTACTGGTCCGTTGAATTGACCTGA
- a CDS encoding HU family DNA-binding protein, translated as MATITKKELIDRISESTQAKRVIVKKIIQTFLDEVIDELARDNRLEFRDFGVFETRTRSSRIAQNPKTLERVQVPPKRSVKFKMGRLMREKLSAPAPAKKNS; from the coding sequence ATGGCAACTATTACGAAGAAAGAACTGATTGACCGGATTTCAGAGTCCACACAGGCCAAACGAGTTATTGTTAAAAAAATAATCCAGACATTTTTGGATGAAGTGATTGATGAGTTGGCTCGTGACAATCGGCTCGAATTCCGCGACTTCGGGGTCTTCGAAACCCGAACACGGTCTTCCAGAATCGCTCAAAACCCGAAAACACTCGAACGTGTCCAGGTGCCGCCCAAACGCAGTGTTAAGTTTAAAATGGGCCGTTTAATGCGAGAAAAACTTTCCGCTCCGGCTCCGGCTAAGAAAAATTCCTAA
- the lepB gene encoding signal peptidase I, whose product MALGKKRDNPSCESTGFSVEGIYHFLEWLVTALASTLVFIVFIMQVYRIPTGSMADTLKGAHFRLRCEQCGYRYEYDFSPRQYGLGENVIPKRDLPILKECRCPSCGYAYRVWMREKDPRYYRRVYKGDQIFVLKCIYQFREPSRWDVMVFKNPLEPHINYIKRLVGKPGEKVEIIDGDIYINDRIVRKPPSVQEELWMPIYENDYQPARPDEERFNRHSWRQPFENLGPSRWDLGGPGRPFFTLEEKDREVHRIQYNPQIGNDFRAVYAYDPPDFIPNMPVCSDLMICSLPEIDSGSGVGYELGKYGRRYQGWLHGDGRLEIFQVDSGEQKTLLAGGTADLKGSVQRQEFRFANVDHRLILEYGRNRLEYDLGRGAEDAGTWRHIQPEAAVLGYGNLRLWHVGLFRDIYYMNTDVSNPRNPILQGGAGNPIVLGEDEFFVCGDNSPYSLDSRWWNKPGRGNRGRTFTQGVVPRDYFVGKAFFVHWPGGDSILPGFIRFVPYVEGMKVIYGGSREWDKAEAVREDTERKP is encoded by the coding sequence ATGGCTTTGGGTAAAAAAAGAGACAATCCATCTTGTGAGTCCACCGGTTTTTCCGTAGAGGGAATCTATCATTTCCTCGAGTGGCTGGTAACGGCACTGGCGTCCACGCTGGTTTTCATTGTCTTTATTATGCAGGTGTACCGCATACCGACGGGCAGTATGGCAGATACGCTGAAGGGGGCGCATTTTCGACTTCGCTGTGAGCAGTGCGGGTATCGGTATGAGTATGATTTTTCTCCGCGTCAGTACGGACTTGGGGAGAATGTGATTCCGAAACGGGATTTGCCGATTTTAAAAGAATGCCGCTGTCCGAGCTGCGGGTATGCCTATCGGGTCTGGATGCGGGAGAAAGACCCGCGTTATTACCGGCGGGTGTATAAGGGGGATCAGATTTTTGTTCTGAAGTGCATTTATCAGTTCCGGGAGCCGAGTCGGTGGGATGTGATGGTTTTTAAGAATCCGCTGGAGCCGCACATCAATTATATCAAACGGCTGGTCGGCAAGCCCGGAGAGAAGGTGGAAATCATAGATGGGGATATTTATATCAACGATCGGATTGTGCGGAAGCCGCCGTCGGTCCAGGAAGAGTTATGGATGCCGATTTATGAGAATGATTACCAGCCGGCCCGTCCGGATGAAGAGCGTTTTAATCGTCATTCGTGGAGGCAGCCGTTTGAAAATCTCGGACCGAGCCGATGGGATTTGGGGGGGCCGGGGCGTCCGTTTTTTACGTTGGAGGAGAAGGACCGAGAAGTTCATCGGATTCAGTATAATCCGCAGATAGGGAATGATTTTCGGGCTGTGTACGCGTATGACCCCCCGGATTTTATTCCGAATATGCCGGTTTGCAGTGATTTGATGATTTGCAGTCTGCCTGAAATTGATTCCGGCAGCGGAGTGGGGTATGAATTGGGCAAATACGGCAGACGGTATCAGGGGTGGCTTCACGGGGACGGACGGCTGGAAATTTTCCAGGTGGATTCCGGGGAGCAGAAGACACTTTTGGCCGGCGGAACGGCGGATTTGAAGGGAAGCGTTCAGCGGCAGGAATTCCGCTTTGCGAATGTGGACCATCGGCTGATTCTGGAATATGGGCGGAACCGTCTAGAGTATGATTTAGGCCGCGGGGCGGAGGATGCCGGAACCTGGCGGCATATCCAGCCGGAGGCGGCTGTACTGGGATATGGAAACCTGCGGCTTTGGCATGTTGGTTTGTTCCGGGACATTTACTATATGAACACAGATGTGTCCAATCCGCGAAATCCGATTCTGCAGGGCGGGGCAGGCAATCCGATTGTGTTGGGAGAGGATGAGTTTTTTGTCTGCGGGGACAACAGCCCGTACAGTCTGGATTCCCGCTGGTGGAATAAACCGGGACGGGGAAATCGCGGGCGGACGTTTACCCAGGGGGTTGTTCCGAGGGATTATTTTGTCGGCAAGGCGTTTTTTGTTCACTGGCCGGGCGGGGATTCGATTCTTCCGGGCTTTATCCGTTTTGTTCCCTATGTGGAAGGGATGAAAGTCATCTATGGAGGCAGCCGGGAGTGGGATAAAGCCGAGGCTGTCAGGGAGGATACGGAGAGAAAGCCGTGA
- the lepB gene encoding signal peptidase I: protein MRLASPSNGFSPDYPRLRRSKTVESVVNALDGLLVAFILALVFRAFAVEAFQIPTGSMAETLNGAHWHLRCLRCGIPYDFGADAGWSGQPVCPNCGYEQPSTAMGVLANGDRIFVNKCIYQFSEPKRWDVVVFKNPPNPQENYIKRLVGLPGESIEIADGDLYINGQIVRKPRKIQEELWTCLYHNDYQAGFASGRFSSPSEDSSQSWPLEPRFESEGQSAWELNSEGGTVFVLRKDGADEHSIRFVPRRPDVFRVFYAYNGPDVSSNRPICSDLMIRFWVQPTGEQGQVGALLSKNGVAYIGRFDFLGQLLFEKVTADGQRTELRKLAFLPDWSRKGLWFEFANVDRRLVIRCGDYRFSYDLREEDLGERSGRRQNPEVKILGQGGMRLSHIGVYRDIYYLSSDSLRARRGRPFQLGPDEFFVCGDNTPNSYDSRQWTTEGLGNNGKRYREGVVPRDFMMGKAFFIYWSDAFRPREYMLPVIVNLERLRVIYGGSEEIY from the coding sequence GTGAGATTAGCCAGTCCTTCCAACGGTTTCTCACCTGATTATCCGCGTTTGCGCCGCAGCAAGACGGTGGAGTCGGTTGTGAACGCTCTGGACGGACTGCTGGTGGCGTTTATTTTGGCACTGGTGTTTCGGGCGTTTGCGGTGGAGGCGTTTCAGATTCCGACAGGCAGTATGGCGGAGACGCTGAATGGGGCGCATTGGCATTTGCGCTGCCTCCGCTGCGGCATTCCTTACGATTTTGGGGCGGATGCGGGCTGGTCCGGACAGCCGGTCTGTCCGAACTGCGGGTATGAACAGCCCAGCACGGCGATGGGGGTGCTGGCGAACGGGGACCGGATTTTTGTGAACAAATGCATTTATCAGTTTTCGGAGCCGAAGCGGTGGGATGTGGTTGTGTTCAAGAATCCGCCGAATCCGCAGGAAAATTACATCAAGCGTCTGGTCGGCCTGCCGGGAGAGTCCATTGAGATTGCAGACGGAGACCTTTATATCAACGGACAGATTGTCCGCAAGCCGCGGAAGATTCAGGAAGAGCTGTGGACATGTCTGTATCACAACGATTATCAGGCGGGGTTTGCTTCCGGTCGGTTTTCATCCCCTTCGGAGGATTCCTCCCAATCCTGGCCGTTGGAGCCGCGGTTTGAGTCCGAAGGGCAGAGTGCATGGGAACTGAACTCGGAGGGAGGGACTGTTTTCGTTTTACGGAAGGACGGTGCGGATGAGCATTCGATTCGTTTTGTGCCGAGACGTCCGGATGTGTTTCGGGTTTTTTATGCTTACAATGGGCCGGATGTGAGTTCAAACCGGCCGATTTGTTCGGATTTAATGATTCGATTCTGGGTTCAGCCGACAGGGGAGCAGGGACAGGTCGGTGCCTTGCTGAGCAAGAACGGGGTTGCGTATATCGGCCGATTCGACTTTCTGGGCCAGCTGCTTTTTGAAAAGGTGACGGCAGACGGACAGCGGACGGAACTGAGAAAACTGGCTTTTTTGCCGGACTGGTCCCGAAAGGGCTTGTGGTTTGAGTTTGCAAATGTAGACCGTCGTCTGGTGATCCGCTGCGGGGATTATCGGTTTTCTTATGATTTGAGGGAGGAGGATTTGGGGGAACGCAGCGGCCGCCGTCAGAATCCGGAGGTGAAGATTTTGGGGCAGGGGGGGATGCGGCTTTCGCATATCGGGGTGTATCGGGATATTTATTATCTTTCGTCGGATTCGCTTCGAGCGCGGCGCGGGCGGCCGTTTCAGCTGGGACCCGATGAATTTTTTGTCTGCGGGGATAATACACCAAACAGTTATGACAGCCGGCAGTGGACTACAGAGGGACTGGGCAACAACGGCAAGCGGTATCGGGAAGGAGTGGTGCCGCGTGATTTTATGATGGGCAAGGCCTTTTTTATCTATTGGTCGGATGCGTTTCGGCCTCGGGAGTATATGCTGCCGGTGATTGTGAATTTGGAGCGGCTGCGGGTCATTTATGGGGGTTCGGAGGAGATTTACTAA
- a CDS encoding class IV adenylate cyclase encodes MKHLNIEIKAHCRRPERVRQVLREAGAVFRGTDEQTDVYFRVPKGRLKLRQGTIENALIFYERPDEAGPKRSDVFLYPAAESGLLREVLEKALGVLAVVRKRREIYFLKNIKFHLDSVEGLGDFAEIEVMDTEGSGDCEGLRRQCEDFMRRFGIETKDLLERSYSDMILEKGR; translated from the coding sequence GTGAAACATTTGAATATTGAAATAAAGGCGCACTGCCGGCGTCCGGAAAGGGTTCGGCAGGTTTTGCGGGAAGCGGGGGCGGTTTTTCGCGGAACGGATGAGCAGACGGATGTGTATTTTCGGGTGCCGAAGGGGCGGCTGAAGCTTCGGCAGGGGACGATTGAAAATGCCCTGATTTTTTATGAACGGCCCGATGAAGCGGGGCCGAAGCGGTCGGATGTATTTTTGTATCCGGCGGCGGAAAGCGGTCTGCTTCGAGAGGTGCTGGAAAAGGCCCTGGGGGTTTTGGCGGTTGTCCGAAAGAGACGGGAGATTTATTTTCTTAAGAATATCAAGTTCCATCTGGACAGCGTGGAGGGGTTGGGGGATTTTGCAGAAATTGAGGTGATGGATACGGAAGGAAGCGGCGATTGCGAAGGGCTTCGGCGGCAGTGTGAGGACTTTATGAGGCGGTTTGGAATCGAAACGAAAGACCTTCTGGAGCGTTCGTACAGTGATATGATTTTGGAGAAGGGGCGATGA
- a CDS encoding HAD family phosphatase, translating to MRPEKIGAVIFDLGGVLIGIDLEQLQKEPQTKDWARLIPEMRRQPETVLLNSGKISPDAFYDVMRKRFSLSGTFEDFHRAWCGIFTPRPPMEDLVRRLAGRVPLGLLSDTEPMHWDYLRRQYGFLELFRKPVLSFEAGAVKPAAKMYQLAAESVGVPAERCFYVDDLPENVEGARRAGMNAAVFESAEQVGAFLKETGICF from the coding sequence ATGAGGCCGGAGAAGATTGGGGCGGTGATTTTTGATTTGGGCGGTGTCCTGATTGGGATTGATTTGGAGCAGCTTCAGAAGGAGCCGCAGACAAAAGACTGGGCCCGGCTTATCCCGGAAATGCGCCGGCAGCCGGAAACGGTTTTGCTGAACAGCGGAAAGATTTCTCCGGATGCTTTTTATGATGTGATGAGGAAACGGTTTTCATTGAGCGGGACATTTGAGGATTTTCACCGGGCCTGGTGCGGAATTTTTACGCCGCGTCCGCCGATGGAGGATTTGGTCCGGCGTCTGGCGGGCCGAGTGCCGCTGGGGCTTCTGTCAGATACCGAGCCGATGCATTGGGATTATCTTCGTCGTCAGTACGGGTTTCTGGAACTGTTTCGAAAGCCGGTGCTCAGTTTTGAGGCGGGGGCGGTCAAGCCGGCGGCGAAGATGTATCAGCTGGCGGCTGAGTCGGTTGGGGTGCCGGCGGAGCGGTGCTTTTATGTGGATGACCTGCCGGAGAATGTGGAAGGGGCCCGGCGGGCGGGGATGAATGCGGCGGTCTTTGAAAGTGCAGAACAGGTGGGGGCTTTCCTGAAAGAGACCGGAATTTGTTTTTGA
- the surE gene encoding 5'/3'-nucleotidase SurE has product MHILLTNDDGIFAPGLAALYSRLIRLGKVTVAAPSDVQSGASHSISLKEIRCDSVELVGKFCGFRVEGSPADCVKLAMNELIDESEPVDLVVSGMNCGANVGINVFYSGTVAGAIEGAFYGLPAVAVSAAVDEPMNFEAAADYAFAVLKKILPIPAGQVVNLNIPRLSAGKPKGVLVVPQSTHGFEESYDAVEDANGQSIYRLTGGPHRDPHSEEPVSDTQALAAGYITLTGLRLDLTDTAVNEWLKKSNLGRRGCECDF; this is encoded by the coding sequence ATGCACATATTGCTGACGAATGATGACGGAATTTTTGCACCGGGGCTTGCGGCGCTGTACAGCCGGCTGATTCGGCTGGGAAAAGTGACGGTGGCGGCTCCGTCGGATGTGCAGTCGGGAGCCAGCCACAGCATTTCGCTGAAGGAGATTCGGTGTGATTCGGTGGAGCTGGTGGGCAAATTCTGCGGATTTCGGGTGGAAGGTTCGCCGGCGGACTGCGTGAAACTGGCGATGAACGAACTGATTGATGAGTCGGAGCCGGTGGATTTGGTGGTGTCGGGGATGAACTGCGGGGCGAATGTGGGGATTAATGTGTTTTATTCGGGAACGGTGGCCGGGGCGATAGAAGGGGCTTTTTATGGGCTGCCGGCAGTAGCGGTCAGTGCGGCCGTTGATGAACCAATGAATTTTGAAGCCGCGGCGGATTATGCCTTTGCCGTGCTGAAGAAAATCCTGCCGATCCCGGCCGGACAGGTGGTGAATCTGAATATTCCCCGTCTTTCCGCAGGTAAGCCCAAAGGGGTTCTGGTGGTGCCGCAGTCAACGCACGGTTTTGAGGAGTCGTATGATGCCGTGGAGGATGCGAATGGTCAGAGTATTTATCGGCTGACCGGCGGGCCTCATCGGGACCCGCACAGCGAGGAACCCGTGTCGGACACCCAGGCGCTGGCGGCGGGATACATTACTCTAACAGGGCTTCGGCTGGATCTGACGGATACGGCCGTCAACGAATGGCTGAAAAAATCCAATTTGGGCCGGAGGGGATGTGAGTGTGATTTTTGA
- a CDS encoding nuclear transport factor 2 family protein, which yields MSVIFESPWLLLAISAVLLAGVSAVWQVRGRRGRWMFVLPVLAAVSAVGLDVLVQTDSEQIQSMLEVCRRAALAGDAGSIAPFIASDYRDAVHSTRAELLKAAEDVFRRAALERVVERGHKLQIEGDTAQSRVRYRVHLDPQRSVYAAGGTLLFVVLEIDYRRNSGRWQIQRVVLVSVNDTPMGWKDV from the coding sequence GTGAGTGTGATTTTTGAAAGCCCGTGGCTGCTGCTGGCGATTTCAGCGGTTCTGCTGGCGGGGGTTTCCGCCGTCTGGCAGGTGCGGGGGCGTCGGGGGCGGTGGATGTTTGTTCTTCCGGTTTTGGCGGCGGTATCGGCTGTGGGGCTGGATGTGCTGGTGCAGACGGATTCGGAGCAGATTCAGTCGATGCTCGAAGTGTGTCGGCGGGCGGCTCTGGCGGGGGATGCCGGTTCGATAGCTCCTTTTATCGCTTCCGATTATCGGGATGCTGTCCATTCAACCAGGGCGGAGCTGCTGAAGGCGGCGGAGGATGTTTTTCGTCGAGCGGCCCTGGAAAGAGTGGTGGAGCGGGGTCATAAACTTCAGATTGAGGGAGATACAGCCCAAAGCCGGGTGCGGTATCGTGTGCATCTGGATCCGCAGCGAAGTGTTTATGCGGCGGGGGGGACTCTGCTGTTTGTGGTGCTGGAAATTGACTATCGCCGAAACAGCGGACGCTGGCAAATCCAGCGGGTTGTTTTGGTGAGCGTAAATGACACGCCGATGGGGTGGAAAGACGTTTAG
- a CDS encoding response regulator: protein MFDFFGIKKKTKKTKILVVDDEPNIVQTLKDRLEMNEYEVVTAHDGREGLQQAEKEMPDVILLDVIMPVMDGHEMLETLRRQPWGQDISVIMLTARSQTQDIARANSCGIDDYIVKPFDLSELLEKIESIVEQRKALARN from the coding sequence ATGTTTGACTTTTTTGGAATTAAGAAAAAAACAAAAAAAACCAAAATCCTCGTGGTGGATGACGAACCCAACATCGTTCAAACCCTTAAAGACCGGCTTGAAATGAACGAGTACGAGGTTGTGACCGCCCACGATGGACGCGAAGGGCTTCAGCAGGCCGAAAAAGAAATGCCGGATGTCATTCTTCTGGATGTGATTATGCCGGTGATGGACGGCCACGAGATGCTCGAAACGCTTCGTCGGCAGCCCTGGGGTCAGGATATCTCCGTCATCATGCTCACCGCCCGCAGCCAGACCCAGGATATCGCTCGTGCCAACTCGTGCGGCATTGACGACTATATCGTCAAACCGTTCGACCTGAGCGAACTGCTCGAAAAAATCGAAAGCATTGTCGAACAGCGCAAGGCCCTGGCCCGCAATTAA
- a CDS encoding ATP-binding protein → MTRIADLIEQPAEFLEEPGALIVNGDMPIQQVVRAVIDTGADALGIALPDYEKPVYLNRAQLLELMLRELDNIQKKVNELQSQLEHQLANQIELMEVGAACLLEARKHKLESAVHNLIDGMILLNEKGQIEECNQVALRLLGLPAEADSAAVTETLAHLGFAELMQPGELAAPTQGEFQVKSGTQRLLRVRWTRIRDEWEHIIGTAVYLRDITNELIAENTKNDFITAISHELRTPLTSIQNAVSNILAGVTGKVAGKTREYLQSMQQDCRRFADLINDLLDIAKLEAGNMPITCKVMDMDALIRMTVKEFEQEAQKAGIRISAQTQGTIIPVYADIKRLRQVLVNLIRNAIQFTPSGGTITVSLKTEGNDIIACVQDTGVGIPPEIQKYIFTKFYQVARQAGPGSKGSGLGLAISKGIIQIHGGSIWFESTPSKGSSFYFSLPKADPQFILTKHLEAIPKTKNADRQTAVLIICFDSAKPEADTRDAAEKIIHDLLAQSRFYLTCSTDLALQTGESEITFVINESTHQKIDNVRKRIEKMIQLSIKKNFSVLPILPMMGMAKYPADTKNPNQLPEIARIKMSNRDMQTCPGNKK, encoded by the coding sequence GTGACGCGAATCGCAGACTTGATTGAACAACCTGCGGAATTCCTCGAAGAACCCGGGGCACTCATCGTGAACGGCGATATGCCCATTCAGCAGGTGGTCCGAGCGGTTATCGATACCGGTGCCGATGCGCTCGGAATCGCCCTGCCCGACTATGAAAAACCTGTCTATCTGAACCGTGCCCAGCTGCTCGAGCTGATGCTCCGGGAGCTGGACAACATCCAAAAAAAGGTCAATGAACTTCAGTCCCAGCTGGAACATCAGCTGGCCAACCAAATTGAATTGATGGAGGTCGGCGCCGCCTGCCTTCTCGAAGCCCGCAAACACAAACTCGAATCCGCCGTCCACAATCTGATAGACGGAATGATTCTGCTGAATGAAAAAGGGCAGATAGAGGAATGCAATCAGGTAGCCCTTCGGCTGCTCGGCCTGCCGGCGGAAGCCGACAGTGCAGCTGTAACCGAAACGCTCGCTCATCTCGGTTTTGCGGAACTGATGCAGCCCGGCGAACTGGCGGCTCCCACACAGGGTGAATTTCAGGTTAAATCCGGCACACAGCGCCTCCTGAGAGTCCGCTGGACACGCATCCGCGACGAATGGGAGCATATCATCGGCACCGCCGTTTACCTCCGGGATATTACCAACGAACTCATCGCCGAAAACACAAAAAATGACTTCATCACCGCCATCTCTCACGAACTGCGAACCCCGCTGACCAGCATCCAAAACGCCGTTTCCAATATCCTGGCCGGCGTCACCGGAAAAGTCGCAGGCAAAACACGGGAATACCTTCAATCCATGCAGCAGGACTGCCGCCGTTTCGCCGATCTCATCAACGACCTGCTCGACATTGCCAAGCTCGAAGCCGGCAACATGCCCATCACCTGCAAGGTCATGGACATGGACGCCCTCATTCGGATGACCGTCAAAGAGTTTGAACAGGAAGCCCAAAAAGCCGGCATCAGAATATCCGCGCAAACCCAAGGAACCATCATCCCCGTTTACGCCGATATCAAACGGCTCCGACAGGTTCTGGTCAACCTCATCCGAAATGCCATTCAATTTACCCCCTCCGGAGGCACAATTACCGTCTCCTTAAAAACCGAGGGGAACGATATCATTGCCTGCGTTCAGGATACCGGTGTCGGAATCCCGCCGGAAATTCAGAAATACATCTTTACCAAATTTTACCAGGTCGCCCGGCAGGCCGGCCCGGGCTCCAAAGGCAGCGGACTGGGACTGGCCATCAGCAAAGGAATCATTCAAATTCACGGCGGGTCCATCTGGTTTGAAAGCACTCCTTCCAAAGGAAGCAGCTTCTATTTCTCCCTGCCGAAGGCCGACCCGCAGTTTATTCTCACAAAACATCTCGAAGCCATCCCAAAAACAAAAAATGCTGATAGGCAGACTGCCGTCCTGATTATCTGCTTTGACTCCGCAAAGCCCGAAGCAGACACGCGCGACGCCGCGGAAAAAATCATCCATGATTTGCTCGCTCAAAGCCGTTTTTATCTGACCTGCAGCACCGATTTGGCCCTTCAAACCGGCGAGTCGGAAATTACCTTTGTGATAAACGAATCCACTCACCAAAAGATAGACAATGTCCGAAAAAGAATTGAAAAAATGATTCAGCTTTCTATCAAAAAGAACTTTTCCGTTTTGCCCATTTTGCCGATGATGGGAATGGCGAAATATCCGGCCGACACAAAGAATCCGAATCAGCTGCCGGAAATCGCACGAATCAAAATGTCTAATAGGGACATGCAAACATGTCCGGGCAATAAAAAATAG